Sequence from the Argopecten irradians isolate NY chromosome 12, Ai_NY, whole genome shotgun sequence genome:
caaaatagagaatattattataaatataaaataataggtaattcaaagtattttcaaagtaaacaaaaaatttaaaataaaaaatgagaaaatatttttggtatgGAAAATGCCAATAATATATTTTGGGTAGGGAGTGTTTTGGGTGGGTAGGTCGGAAAGGGGAAACaaacaatattatattttaagcCTAACGTATATATTACACTTAATTAATTGTTTCTTACATTAGTAGGTTTCCATACAGTATTAATAGAAACTATTTAATTATCTTATACATTTGacctaaaatgaaaaataaaccaATTCGTATCGAAAATGGTATGGCAAGTTAAATCCTTAAGTTGATTTTTGTTTGcttgtaaaatgtattttcataacTTGAAAGTAATTGTATCAACGTAAAAAGAACCATCGACGTTtataacgtcgcttctgattggctagTGCGATGTATTTTGATACAACGGAAACTGACAGGTCATAACGGTTGAGGAGAAATTCCGGATTAACATGTATAgacttaaataaaacataattctatataatacaataatgtgcataaacaaataaataccaTATTTGTTTCAGTGTATATGCGTGAGTGCGACCACAATTTCCACCATACAGCGTGCAATGAGACAGAGAACGCTAAAGTTTGCCACTGTAAAGACCGCGACTTCTGTAACTTCCAGATGGACGACATTCCTTTCCATGGAGAAATCAAGAAATCTGCGTCCACATCACTAGAGAATTCCTCTGGTAAACTATTTGGTTTTCATATCACCGTGGTGACAAACTCAGTTTCTGGACTTATTGCTTATGTTCTGTTTAGCTCAACGTGAGGGAATGGACCGGGGCGGATTaacctaatacatgtataaaaatcataaaaatatcaGTGGTACCAGGTGTAATCACTTATCGGGTTATACTAACTACAGTGACATATCAAACCATTTATTCAAAGCATTTTTGTGCCAAAGCATTGATTCCACACGATTTGTTCTCATTTTATACGAATGCGGCAAAAATTCGTTACCTTTAAATTTCAACTCATCCTCAccatgatattatttttttctcagagAAGTTTAAAGATTATGTATCATTAATATAGTCAAAGTTGTTCACCAGTGAATTCAATGAAGGTAACGGTAGTTATGGTCTTCTCAGTTATCATTGGTATTGAGGACAGAAGACTGGTGGAAGACATCTTGTTTTGTTTCAAGACAAAATCATTCAATCACCTCTACATCGTATAGTGCAAACAAAATACATGACTTTCTAATTGTAGGAGTTAATAAGATTCGTTTTCATGTGTATTTATATCATTGTAAAGGTATTATgtcattgatatttttgtacaaATGTTATCATTTATAGATACAATTTTTATAGCATTATCACAAATAAGCGACATGTCGATCTGTTTGTGTCGGAATGTCTGGGTGATAAACAGTGACTTCTAAATCAGTTATTGTTATTGTAGTGCCTTCCAAGTGATTGTAGAATAGTGTGTTGTCTGCTCATCAATTGtgtgataaaatatttgtatataatactaCAACGCCAAATGTGTTCGCATATTGAGGATCCATTCTTAAGGGTAACTGTTTATCCTATAGTGTAACGTATCACTTTTTTTTTACGGATACACTTCTATCAACTTCTAAAACGTGTGGAATGTCGTGGTGAAATTTCCCAGTGAGGTTTTAttgctttgttttattttgttcaaaACGTAATTCTTTTGTTATACTGTTAAAATGCAATAACATAATAGATGCAAACGAGAAAAACAAATCAGTTTAAATGCCACATTGAATCGCAATATTTCGCTCTACTTACAATTCAGACAGTATTACCATGGTACACTTATTTTGAGTTTTAATTAAAGCCAGTAGTTCCATTTGCATTCATTATAATACGTTAGCATAATTATGTCATTTTAgtatgttttgtatgtatacatgtatataggacTCTACGTTTAATGTGTGTGTTCATCAAATTTGTCacgggtattttttttttattttgttcgtAAATACATTGTCACATTTTGGTAGTAACTAATTGTGCggtcaatacctacctgcaagggaagataactctgtcatacAAAGACTGTATCTAAAAGGATGATATCGTCGATGAATTCGGGGGGCCTTACTTATGCGGAACAGCTGGTTTATTCTCCTTTCTATAATAGAAGTTCCGGCAGAGTAAGCGTCTTTTGCCTTTATAACGTTAACGGTACTCGCCATACAGGTTATGGCACTGCCCGCAATGTGTTTTCTTTTGCGTTCTTTTCTTTTATATCTGATTAAATTAATGTTACGATGTTGGTACTCATAGTGTTTACGCGATAGTCAATAAGTATATAAGAAGTTTTTCCATTTGACTTGTGTTATGATTTCTATACTAATAAACTGCACATTAGCTACAACTATAACCGAAAGTCATATACATGTCGGAGACGTCCCCATTTCACTGCCAGTTATTTCAAGATACAATAGTAGCTAACTGTGTCTCAGGCTGAATTTACTCTTGCCTGCTTGCTCCATGAATTTACTCAGGCCTGCTTGCTCCATGAATATACTCTAGACGTGTCTGCTGGCTCTGAGACCACACAGAGACCTTAGGAGAGATATCTCAATGTAAGCCTCATATAAGGATCGGAGTACACTCGGGCTTCATGGCAATATATATGTTCGACCACCTTATGACTCACcagaatattttaaacatgatttgtaagtatgcataataaactgattttttttacaaaatatttgtcttgatattttcttcttttGCACGAACAATTTGACAATTCTGGACAGTCAAAAAATGCATGAATTTAAAATACAGTAGAACACGGTAAAACGAATAAATTCATTGTTATAACGTCGTACTTATCATTCCTCGTCAAAGGTTCCTATCATGTTAATAAAGAAGTGATTTCGTTGAACCCCCAAGGTTCgtacgttataaccatgttttactacagataaataaataaattctgtacaattaaacaaaaacaaatcaacTACATTACCCATTAAACGGACATTCAGATTATATGCCCGCTACGTACCTTGACCTCGACGTCAGGTAAATTACACAAGTTACGAAGACGTTTTCATGTTCATACAGATATATTTCCTCACAATTCCACTGTTAAATTGTAATTCCCAGTACCCATTTGCGTACGAAGTGTGAAGTTGCATCTACAGGTCAACAAGACTGTGCATGAAATCGAGaaacaatatgatataaaattaatttaagcTTATACAATGGAAGATGATGCAttatagaaacaaaatacatatgtacaaaatgtatgacACCTTGATAGATAAAAGGCACAATATTGATCACCTAAACGAGATATACAAGCACATTCGCGTCAACGATGATTCTGGTGTCTTTCGCCCTAggaattattaataaaaacactATCTAATGTTTTGGTGCAACATAACTGAAACGACTTGAATATGTGGAAAACAAAAACAGTGAGAAAGAAAGAATAATTCAGTCAGTCACACCAGATAGGTTTGAGTCCTGAATTTGATACCAAGCAACATTTGATGAGGTAAATGTGACATCGTCGATAGTTTGAGTCCATTATGAGATCGCATTTACTATATCCTCGTGACTAGCTCTATACAATCAAGTGTGATGATGATTGAAAGCGCAGATTCTCGGATAGGGTGGATGGTTGGATATGTACACTAAggtaagtaaaacattttaaagtttgGTGATTAAGGTTTTGCTAATTcatcctgttttttttttatatatgtaagtCGATTTATACCAATAGTGACGAAGAGAGTAATGGCTCTAAATCCCCATGTTTTCATATGTATGCACATTGCGTTACTATGGTTACAAAAGTGCTTCggtaaaataattatatttacatgtattttgtagaAATAATGTACACATGAAAAACATCCCTCTAAGAAAAATTGTCAACTCGCTTCCTTCATATTACTGGTGCATATATGTTGAAAGAATTTTGAGTTTATCTGAAAGAGGTTTAGATTTAATTTGAAGATGCCATCAttccatattttcttttttagcTTTTATTCtatagaatataaataactatGGTATGGGATTTTTTCATTTATGTTCAATTTATTAAGCCATGAGTCTTCATAGCTTTACAAAACTGTTAAAAACTGGTAAAATTATCACTAAAAATCATCAAGATATTTCCATCGCTTGGTCGCTTTAAAAGGCGATACATCTGTGTCTTTGATGTATTTACAAATCAAACGAAATTAAGAGTACCAATAAATCCAGAACATTTTTTTGGTGAAAACGAGAGAACTCCtgtatttgtttgttgattGAAATAATAGATACGATTTACATGACATTGTATGCGTTGATATTCGCACGTACTGAAATCCACTTAAAATTCCGACAATGAAAAACATTATGGCGAGCATCGATTGACTCGATAAAGTTTGTATTATTCCGAATTAAAAATGACCGTTTTTACAagtatcaaattaattttgacaatctgttaaaatctttaaaggtATTAACTTATATTCACTTTGATACCATAGCATGCCCATGGAtggataaatattttttgtatttcgtTTTTGTGACATTTGACGAGATTTGTCCTCGTCAAACGGTAATCTTCTTTGTAAAAAGTGAATCAAGACAAAATTTGAGTAGgaaatgatgttttatttcataaataagaATACAGTAATATGACAGCCAATCTTTAACAGGAATAATGcgtatattttttaaatatttttattgaaattatggTAGTGATAAACACTTGCAGTCCTATAATTGTTTCCGGTTTAATACTGGTATTCCTTCAAAAGAACTTTCAAAAGtgtataaaaagaaataaaatttaaaatatatcatgtatacGCATTCTGATAATTAGTATATCGGATTAAAGTGTAAATATACAACCATTTTCACTTGTAGATATATCTATTCCGTGCTCTAAATCTATGATGTAACTCCTTTCTGTTTAATTccgcatatacatgtaaatacattattttgtgcACCTCGTAGAAGAATCATTCAGTATCCAGTTATGAATAAGTTATAAGCGTATGGCATGAATATTCTCTTACAAAACATAAGCGAATGATGATTTTTGTAACATAGTCAAAATTCTGTTCAAGTATGATGACTTTCataatcattatataaaattcaattaaaCACTAGTCATTCATCTGATATCCCGTAATGCATTTTATTGTGTTCTGAACAAATCAGAATTCTCACAACTGGACCTGCCGTTAGCAAGTACCATACAATAATAATGTTTATGGTAAATATACAATCATACATCCGACCAATCAGACTTCCTAAAATTACTTTTCTGACAGAAGTGTAATTCCGTCCTTCGTTCAGAGATATGGCATCCTCAAATTCATATCTACAAATCATCGGCTATAACCAAATACAATATCTAAATAATTACAGTTTTCAAGAGAATATCCTATTGTTGATGGAAAGTAAGCTATCCAGGCAGACAGACAGAAATAAAGGAAGTTATTAAATGACAGAGTTGTGAAGAACAAAGATGCgtaaatgaataattaaaataactgAGGTAACAGGATGTTGTATACCATTCACAATGGTGTTTATGGAAGATCAAAGCTACAAGTTATACTTTTTCGTGCAGTAAAAATAAAACCGTTTTTGCCAAATGGAAAAATGTGTACATCCAAAATTATTTCCATAATTTTCAATAATCGCATGCATTCATCATTTTATCTCTCAATCGAAGTTTATGAAAActtcaaaatcaaacaaattaaagaaCAGAAAATGCATTGGAAGACAATTAAATGGCAGGTAGGTATGATAAAGTGGTGGTCCCCACTTTGGTATGACTAGATTTTAGACCGACAATGACGGAAACGTTGGAACACAGATTAGACAAGATCAGAGATTTATACTATGTatccacatatatatatatagccttaGTTATGTGTATCAATAATAGTACATAATCCTTTGCTTTTTCAAGAACACATTTTCAATCTTAATCTATACATTTACAGGtatgaatacaatgtattagATATGGAATtgcatttttttgtaataaagtCTTTCAATAACACTGATAATCAGTAACTACTATTAACATATTAAGAGGTTCGTTTTCAAGAGAAACGTTCGAGGCACTAGTTGTATTCCGATTGGAATAGAAATGTATCCGATATGTCGGGTTATAAATCGGCTGAATCGGCAGCCATTCATATATCAGGAATGCAGTAATATCTTAACATACTTAATCAAGGTACCTTTGTATTACGAGCATatttgaaagtttaaaactgAAATAGTGTATCTAGAAATGAAAATTCacgatatatattgtatataaatatcctAGATATAGCCATTTAATACTATTATAAACTATTCTCTAATGGTTATTATCTTAAAATAGCATGAAATTCAATAAGGATAATTCTGACTTGGATTACATCACATGACCATCACATTTCTTCCATATATGGAGGAAATATCCTAATGGCTTACAAGACACTGCATCATGGCACCACATCCAATgacattattttattgtattttgtcaACAGACGATAAACTCACAGACTCAAAGACTATTGTCaaagttatgtacatgtattgcattTTCTATTGCACTTTTTAATACAAATCTTGTTTTATTAGCTATAGGTAAAGCAAAAAGCGTGTACTGAATCAATCTTTACTCCATGGACCAGTaagattttctttttattctCACTCTTTTTCACAACTCCCTCCCTAATTCACAGCTGTGTCATTTTGATGATCGGAAAACAGAGTACAACCACGCATTTTggataaaatattgtataaaagtataaaattggtttcaataaaatttttgaTCTAATAATAAGATCCAATCAAATGACAAGTTATTTCCACCAATCACCGGATCTTCTATCCGAAGTCATACGACTTGCTCTTTCAACATATCACATATTAGTGTTCTGGAAAAAATCTCTATATATATCAACGGTTACACAGTTTGGTCTACTTCCAAATAAATACCCAATCATAACTCCCCTTCTATCTGATCAGTCATAGCTCCCTAAtttctgaccaatcagaattCTCCTTAACAATATTAACACCCTAATCATAGCTCCCGTCGTTCCAGACCAATCATAACTCCACAATTTCTAACCAATCATAACTGCCGTCTTTTCAGACCAATCATAACTCCCCTAATTTTAGAATAACCCTTGTAGCGACAGTTTTATCTGCCTCAGTATCAGCCTCCTCCACCTCTATGTGATTCAGACATTGTAGCAGCTCGTCTTGACGATGTTTGTGATCGCTGTAATCCGAGTTCGTCACCACCAACTCCACCAAAGTTAACATGGAGGACCTCACCTGGGACAGAACAGGAACAACTCGAATTACAGATATCCATGTAagtgtttttttgtaaaatactaGTATTTTAGATGGAAAGAGAATGACTACATGCTTTAtcttaaattaaattaattagtatctttaaaattttcattcGAAACAAGATATTCCAGAGGATGACCTATTTCTGACAATGGAAATagagatcttttctctgctATTCAAACTTTGACTACATCCTACATATAAAagttgagacagatcccttcagtacttcctgaAAATTGCCGAAACAAACtccaactatcaaaattcaagatggcggcctgtcggctatcttgttcaTTGataggtcccaaaatgcaatgtgcacaactaaggtcctagggaaaccgaaaaataaatttgatcccttcagtactttctgagaaatagcagtaacaatctttaataatcaaatttcaagatggcggctgtcagctatcttgttcactgatcggtcccaaaacgcaagaTGTACATCTAGGGACCTAGGacaacctgcatatgaaatgtgagacaaATCACTTCAGTAcgttctaagaaatagtggtgaCAAATTCCAACTAtgaaaattcaagatggcgaccaGTTGGCAGCTTGTTCATctattggtcccaaaatgcaatataacaACTAGGGCCCGAAGGCAACCTGTGTATGAAATTTATGAcaaatcccttcagttctttctaagaaatagcggtaacaaacttcaactattaaaattcaagatggcagcctgtctaCTATCTTATTCACcaagacagatcccttctgtcctttttaagaaatagcagtaacaaacttcaatcatcaaaattcaaaatagctgcctgttggccatcttgttcactgatcggtcttaaaatgaaatatgcacaactaggacctaTACAgaacctgcatgtgaaatttgagacagatcccttcttctttctgagaaatagtggtgaCAAGaattattaagaaataaaagGACTGAAGGACGATGGACCACGGAtgaaaggtgatttgaatagccctccatctgatgatggttgcCTAAAAATCTGataatggtgggctaaaaacggTTTGTTGAAGAAGACAACTGCCATAATTTATTATTACAAGAGGCCAGAAAGCGTGGCATTATCCCCCATGCTCCGCAGTTGGTATAAATACTCatatacatcaaggtcaaagtaacaattatttaagtataattttaaatgtatgcaAGTATTGtaaatctggaaaaaaaataacagcaggttacaaaaagaaactgtaatttggtatttttgagtTTCCTTGGTAACAGAAAAAACCGCCTAACATAGAAGGTCcacaatagcaaaaggcacaaccaGGGCACTTGTCTTATATATTCAGAAAAATCCTGGAGCTGCATTGAACGTTTATGGAGTTATAGtccggaaacaaaaggaaacaataatttggtatttttgactaagt
This genomic interval carries:
- the LOC138336346 gene encoding uncharacterized protein is translated as MSKGVITLCFIGVLFIHTGSALMCYKCNNVRHPELCGRHARKLTVGHVDHIEQCNGTCKIAAKRHKSESDNRVFDVYMRECDHNFHHTACNETENAKVCHCKDRDFCNFQMDDIPFHGEIKKSASTSLENSSGKLFGFHITVVTNSVSGLIAYVLFSST